From Linepithema humile isolate Giens D197 chromosome 8, Lhum_UNIL_v1.0, whole genome shotgun sequence, one genomic window encodes:
- the LOC105673747 gene encoding uncharacterized protein isoform X2 — protein MSGNMDYKSATSIYDFTANSIRGEEVPLSKYKDHVCVIVNVASKCGLTATNYKELNELYDEYAESKGLRILAFPCNQFNGQEPGDSEEICSFADRQKVKFDLFEKINVNGDNTHPLWAYLKKEQGGLIGNFIKWNFTKFIVDKEGKVVERHGPNVDPHKLKDHLEKYF, from the exons ATGAGCGGAAACATGGATTATAAATCAGCTACGTCGATTTACGACTTCACGGCGAACTCTATCAGAGGAGAAGAAGTCCCTTTGTCCAA ATACAAAGACCACGTGTGTGTGATCGTGAATGTTGCTTCGAAATGCGGCCTTACAGCAACGAATTACAAAGAATTGAATGAGTTGTACGACGAGTACGCCGAATCTAAGG GACTACGAATTCTAGCATTCCCTTGCAATCAATTCAATGGACAAGAGCCAGGAGACAGTGAAGAGATTTGCAGTTTCGCCGATCGTCAGAAA GTGAAATTCGACTTGTTCGAGAAAATCAACGTAAACGGAGACAACACGCATCCCCTTTGGGCATATTTGAAGAAAGAGCAAGGCGGTTTGATAggtaatttcataaaatggaattttacCAAGTTTATCGTAGATAAAGAGGGCAAGGTCGTCGAACGGCACGGTCCTAATGTAGATCCGCACAAACTAAAGGAtcatcttgaaaaatatttttaa
- the LOC105673747 gene encoding uncharacterized protein isoform X1 → MRIIKFMLPIGLTNLARNFAVAAAMSGNMDYKSATSIYDFTANSIRGEEVPLSKYKDHVCVIVNVASKCGLTATNYKELNELYDEYAESKGLRILAFPCNQFNGQEPGDSEEICSFADRQKVKFDLFEKINVNGDNTHPLWAYLKKEQGGLIGNFIKWNFTKFIVDKEGKVVERHGPNVDPHKLKDHLEKYF, encoded by the exons ATgcgcattataaaatttatgctaCCCATTGGGCTTACGAATTTAGCCCGAAACTTCGCAG TTGCAGCAGCGATGAGCGGAAACATGGATTATAAATCAGCTACGTCGATTTACGACTTCACGGCGAACTCTATCAGAGGAGAAGAAGTCCCTTTGTCCAA ATACAAAGACCACGTGTGTGTGATCGTGAATGTTGCTTCGAAATGCGGCCTTACAGCAACGAATTACAAAGAATTGAATGAGTTGTACGACGAGTACGCCGAATCTAAGG GACTACGAATTCTAGCATTCCCTTGCAATCAATTCAATGGACAAGAGCCAGGAGACAGTGAAGAGATTTGCAGTTTCGCCGATCGTCAGAAA GTGAAATTCGACTTGTTCGAGAAAATCAACGTAAACGGAGACAACACGCATCCCCTTTGGGCATATTTGAAGAAAGAGCAAGGCGGTTTGATAggtaatttcataaaatggaattttacCAAGTTTATCGTAGATAAAGAGGGCAAGGTCGTCGAACGGCACGGTCCTAATGTAGATCCGCACAAACTAAAGGAtcatcttgaaaaatatttttaa